One window of Candidatus Bathyarchaeia archaeon genomic DNA carries:
- a CDS encoding VWA domain-containing protein yields MREAKVMGKTILLLSLLILAAACVSLTPPAFSQEFPHIEARKTITPSKAAQGSNVEITITLRGAGGMILTPVDVALVMDRSGSMQGTKIEDAKKAAKAFLNYNDERDRVALISYSSDLKVGELVYMNEEGKNTLKASIDAMRAWGSTDIYDALVAAMDLLLASPRSNAPPVIVLLSDGLHNWPTLLPDSAFQALAADAKNQGVIIYTIGLGGDADHNRLRLIAETTGASYYFAPTSDQLQAIYEEIARKLSFAGTNIEITETIPPYMTYNNDASKPPASQTGDGGLILKWKLGHLKVGEEWEVTYTARAGLAVESNDQTIQTKVEYITAEAASAIINLPPGLIYHDIRVSNFTVEPPVVYQGELVNITVSLVNQGLIQDRVELRTVYDDTVLDTRTVTLGAGESKTIEFNWNTSGVEGSVEGTKYNVTVIADPEATIWETNREDNQMTRELEVKVLPENVWWIIIVFIIVTIITVGGITYAKMRPAEVSYNCPSCGGALRYDRVRREWYCTRCGRRYRTRT; encoded by the coding sequence ATGAGGGAAGCCAAGGTGATGGGAAAAACAATCCTTCTGCTCTCACTGCTGATTCTCGCGGCGGCCTGCGTCTCCTTAACGCCGCCAGCATTCTCCCAAGAATTCCCCCACATCGAAGCGAGAAAAACGATCACGCCTAGCAAGGCGGCTCAGGGATCCAATGTGGAGATCACCATCACGCTGAGAGGCGCGGGCGGGATGATCCTAACGCCTGTCGACGTCGCCCTAGTTATGGATCGATCGGGAAGCATGCAGGGGACGAAAATTGAGGACGCTAAGAAGGCCGCGAAGGCCTTTCTGAACTACAATGACGAAAGGGATAGGGTTGCGTTAATCTCATACAGCAGTGATTTAAAGGTAGGCGAGTTAGTTTACATGAACGAGGAGGGAAAAAACACCCTTAAGGCGAGCATCGACGCCATGAGGGCTTGGGGGAGCACGGACATATACGACGCATTGGTGGCGGCTATGGACCTGCTTCTAGCGTCCCCGAGAAGCAACGCGCCCCCGGTTATCGTATTGTTGAGTGATGGACTTCACAACTGGCCCACCCTCCTGCCGGACTCGGCGTTTCAGGCCCTGGCCGCGGATGCCAAAAACCAAGGCGTCATAATATACACGATCGGTTTAGGCGGTGATGCAGACCATAATAGACTCAGGCTGATAGCTGAAACCACAGGAGCCTCATACTATTTCGCACCCACCTCGGATCAGCTTCAAGCCATATACGAGGAGATAGCGAGGAAGCTGTCCTTCGCCGGAACTAATATCGAGATAACGGAAACCATCCCCCCATACATGACCTACAACAACGACGCCTCCAAACCTCCCGCCAGCCAGACAGGAGATGGTGGGCTTATATTAAAGTGGAAGCTGGGGCACTTGAAGGTGGGTGAGGAATGGGAGGTCACGTACACTGCTAGAGCGGGTTTAGCTGTTGAATCTAACGATCAGACCATTCAGACGAAGGTTGAGTACATCACCGCTGAAGCGGCCTCCGCCATCATAAACCTCCCACCTGGACTCATATACCATGACATCAGGGTTTCAAACTTCACCGTCGAACCACCCGTGGTGTATCAAGGCGAACTGGTGAACATAACCGTAAGCTTAGTGAACCAAGGCCTCATACAGGACAGAGTTGAGCTAAGAACCGTCTACGACGATACTGTATTGGATACTAGAACGGTTACGCTGGGCGCCGGGGAGTCAAAGACCATCGAGTTTAACTGGAATACTAGCGGCGTTGAGGGAAGCGTGGAGGGAACGAAATATAATGTCACGGTAATAGCTGATCCCGAGGCCACAATATGGGAGACGAATAGAGAGGATAACCAGATGACGAGGGAGTTGGAGGTTAAGGTGCTACCGGAGAACGTCTGGTGGATTATAATCGTCTTCATCATCGTAACAATAATCACCGTTGGAGGGATTACTTACGCGAAGATGAGGCCGGCGGAGGTCTCCTACAACTGTCCTTCTTGCGGTGGAGCATTGAGATACGATCGAGTGCGAAGGGAATGGTACTGTACACGGTGTGGAAGAAGATATAGGACACGAACCTAA
- a CDS encoding PRC-barrel domain-containing protein, translating to MSKRGFRKEDLVGIDVIDHQGIRLGAVSDVEFTLDGKLFLIIDLEGEEKSIPFNAIKAIGDIVLLKPKSVEKQERKSREEEK from the coding sequence GTGTCGAAAAGAGGCTTTAGGAAAGAGGATTTGGTAGGTATAGACGTAATCGACCACCAAGGCATTAGACTAGGAGCTGTCTCAGACGTGGAGTTCACTTTGGATGGAAAACTATTTCTGATAATCGACCTTGAAGGAGAGGAGAAAAGCATTCCATTCAACGCTATAAAGGCGATAGGAGACATTGTCCTCCTTAAACCAAAATCCGTTGAGAAGCAGGAAAGAAAAAGCCGAGAGGAGGAGAAGTAA
- a CDS encoding carbohydrate kinase family protein, whose translation MLVTACGIAVTDVIAADLPRIAEPGEIVFGPRGNEIHIGGHTCNVAVDLVQMGIRGEDVSAIIPIGPDHLGSFLEEALRSHGIITHPLRVNVRTSSNLILVVKGEDRRFHADVGANLHMDPERVMEIVREERPTIFYIGATGWLGRFDEKLSQVCREVKGMKSLILASVIAPYGKDWSYITPSLRFIDIFHGNIYEASHITGADNPFKAAELIAKHGSKVILISAGEKGLYAMVKGRIIMAPSFKVETVDPTGAGDALCAGVMYKLLNEPYRSRIGPDGGLESLSLEDWKDVLMYALACGAACCTATGTTTAVRPEIIQEILENQAEEFMSRVEVK comes from the coding sequence TTGCTGGTTACGGCTTGCGGCATAGCTGTAACGGACGTTATCGCCGCTGATCTGCCTCGAATCGCTGAGCCCGGGGAAATTGTGTTCGGGCCGAGGGGTAATGAAATCCACATTGGTGGACATACATGCAACGTAGCGGTGGACCTAGTGCAGATGGGAATTCGAGGTGAGGACGTCAGCGCGATCATACCGATAGGCCCAGACCATTTAGGCAGCTTCCTCGAAGAGGCTTTAAGGAGCCACGGGATTATCACCCATCCGTTAAGGGTTAACGTTCGAACATCATCCAACCTCATCCTCGTTGTCAAGGGAGAGGATAGAAGGTTCCACGCCGATGTGGGGGCTAATTTACACATGGACCCGGAACGGGTTATGGAGATAGTTCGAGAAGAAAGGCCCACCATATTTTATATTGGAGCCACAGGCTGGCTTGGAAGGTTTGATGAGAAACTCTCTCAAGTCTGCCGGGAAGTTAAAGGAATGAAAAGCCTCATCCTCGCCAGCGTCATAGCCCCGTATGGAAAGGATTGGAGCTATATTACTCCATCCTTAAGGTTCATCGACATATTCCACGGCAACATCTATGAAGCCTCCCATATTACGGGTGCCGACAACCCGTTCAAAGCCGCCGAGCTTATCGCTAAGCATGGCTCTAAGGTGATCTTAATATCGGCGGGTGAGAAGGGGCTCTATGCTATGGTAAAGGGCCGAATCATCATGGCACCATCATTCAAGGTCGAAACCGTGGATCCAACCGGAGCTGGAGACGCCTTATGCGCAGGTGTCATGTACAAGCTTTTAAACGAACCATATCGATCGAGAATAGGACCCGATGGGGGGCTAGAGAGCTTAAGCTTGGAGGATTGGAAGGATGTTTTGATGTACGCCCTGGCCTGTGGGGCCGCATGTTGCACAGCCACAGGAACCACAACGGCCGTGAGGCCTGAAATCATCCAGGAGATACTTGAAAATCAAGCTGAAGAATTTATGAGCAGGGTAGAGGTCAAGTGA
- a CDS encoding bifunctional 5,6,7,8-tetrahydromethanopterin hydro-lyase/3-hexulose-6-phosphate synthase, with product MFAVGEALIGSGGEVAHVDLLVGDKNGPVGQAFANGMAQLSQGHTPLLAVIRPNLLTKPCTLIIPKVTVKDSEQASKVFGPAQYAVAKAVADSVEEGVIPADKLDEWVIVCGVFVHPEAKDYRKIYQYNYGATRLALKRALENYPGMDKIMYEKDRAVHPIMGFRVPRLWKPPYLQVALDIPDVERVKQVVRQIPSSDQLILEAGTPLIKKYGVRIVKELREVAGNAFIIADLKTMDVGQVEVDLAFEETADAVVVSGRASKQTIEKFIDEAKKCGIYAFLDLSNVEDPIALLKSLKESPEVVLIHRPIDTEQEAKQRWELIKGLKKAVKRKILVAVAGGITPENVQEVLKLGADIIVVGRYITQSRDVTHAAREFLKYMGEDIDLFRVHYATE from the coding sequence GTGTTCGCCGTCGGTGAGGCTCTTATAGGTAGTGGGGGTGAAGTCGCCCACGTAGACCTCCTAGTAGGCGATAAGAATGGCCCAGTTGGACAAGCATTCGCAAATGGAATGGCTCAGCTGTCTCAGGGCCACACCCCATTATTGGCCGTCATTAGACCTAACCTGCTCACGAAGCCATGCACCCTGATAATACCGAAGGTTACTGTCAAGGACAGCGAACAGGCTTCGAAGGTGTTCGGCCCAGCCCAGTATGCGGTGGCTAAGGCTGTAGCTGACTCAGTTGAGGAGGGGGTCATCCCAGCTGATAAGTTGGATGAGTGGGTCATCGTATGCGGAGTGTTCGTGCATCCTGAGGCTAAGGATTACCGGAAAATATACCAGTATAACTATGGAGCTACGAGGCTGGCTCTTAAAAGAGCCCTTGAGAATTATCCAGGCATGGATAAAATTATGTATGAGAAGGATCGGGCTGTGCATCCCATCATGGGCTTCAGGGTTCCGAGGCTTTGGAAACCACCTTACCTTCAAGTCGCTTTGGATATACCTGACGTGGAACGGGTTAAACAGGTGGTACGTCAGATTCCAAGCAGCGACCAACTCATATTGGAGGCGGGAACACCCCTGATTAAAAAATACGGGGTGCGCATCGTTAAGGAGCTTAGAGAAGTCGCTGGAAACGCCTTCATCATAGCTGATTTGAAGACGATGGATGTTGGACAGGTAGAGGTGGATTTAGCCTTTGAGGAAACAGCTGACGCCGTAGTGGTATCCGGGAGGGCCTCCAAGCAAACCATAGAGAAGTTCATCGACGAAGCGAAAAAATGTGGAATATACGCCTTCCTAGATCTATCTAACGTAGAAGACCCAATTGCACTGCTGAAATCCCTGAAGGAGTCTCCAGAGGTCGTTCTCATCCACAGGCCCATCGACACTGAGCAGGAGGCAAAACAACGATGGGAGTTAATTAAAGGCCTCAAAAAAGCCGTAAAAAGGAAGATCTTGGTAGCCGTGGCTGGGGGGATAACACCTGAGAATGTTCAGGAGGTTCTGAAACTCGGCGCAGACATCATCGTAGTCGGACGATACATAACACAGTCCAGAGACGTTACACACGCCGCAAGAGAATTCCTCAAATACATGGGAGAGGACATAGATCTCTTCCGCGTCCACTACGCGACCGAGTAG
- a CDS encoding CxxC-x17-CxxC domain-containing protein — translation MSYERRRYGSPRTMYKITCSDCGAEAEVPFKPTEGRPVYCRECFQKHRKY, via the coding sequence ATGAGTTACGAAAGGCGTAGATACGGCAGCCCCAGAACAATGTATAAAATCACATGTTCTGACTGTGGAGCTGAAGCGGAGGTTCCGTTTAAGCCTACAGAAGGGAGGCCAGTCTACTGTAGGGAATGTTTCCAGAAGCATAGAAAGTATTAG
- a CDS encoding HAD family hydrolase, whose product MSGEEFERLSDEEFEQMVKKVKAYARVSPIHKLRIVKALKKNGHVIAMTDDGVNDAPAVKPRI is encoded by the coding sequence TTGAGTGGAGAGGAGTTTGAGAGGTTGAGCGATGAAGAGTTTGAGCAGATGGTTAAAAAAGTAAAGGCCTATGCGCGTGTTTCACCTATTCACAAGCTTAGAATAGTCAAGGCGCTGAAAAAGAACGGACATGTAATCGCTATGACGGACGATGGCGTTAACGACGCCCCGGCGGTAAAACCGCGGATATAG
- a CDS encoding cation transporting ATPase C-terminal domain-containing protein — MPLYREFLLLLLPAQILYVNLATDGIPKLALGLSPPDIDPIKRPPRNPKESIFSKDVKAFPHDNAYYNLIVFASLELIRVAVHRKALTP, encoded by the coding sequence TTGCCCCTTTACAGGGAATTCCTACTCCTCCTGCTTCCAGCTCAGATCCTGTACGTTAACCTTGCCACCGATGGAATCCCTAAATTGGCTTTAGGGCTCAGCCCACCGGATATCGATCCCATAAAAAGGCCTCCTCGAAACCCTAAAGAATCAATATTTTCAAAAGATGTCAAAGCCTTCCCCCATGATAACGCCTATTATAATCTTATCGTATTCGCCTCATTAGAGCTGATTAGGGTTGCGGTTCACAGAAAAGCCTTAACACCGTAA
- a CDS encoding zinc-binding dehydrogenase produces MDMVKAAVFEKANEPLKIRDFPKPTVEDNAVLAKILTAGICGTDIHVWSGKVPWVKTPVILGHESVGVVEELGRSVTKDSMGKPLSEGDRIYWAIGITCGRCYYCLRNSPTRCLNRKAIGLSTPSDRPPHLFGGFAEQIYLPAGTYIFKVPEDLPTLAISAVGCAGPTMIAGLENVEINLNDIVAVQGSGPIGMFGLILSMERGALETIMIGGPAKRLEFAKRIGATHVIDINEVRTPEERIKMVKELTGGYGPDVVMDCTGIPSAIQEAVSMVRDGGRILEVGAYADYGPVAVNPYFITNRQIKIVGSYSKVARHEFEFLRFMGGKWRKYPFREMVTHKFPLERINEAFEVQRSLGGMKVVVLPHGEPST; encoded by the coding sequence ATGGACATGGTTAAGGCGGCTGTATTTGAAAAAGCGAATGAGCCATTAAAAATTCGAGACTTCCCTAAACCTACCGTAGAAGACAACGCCGTATTAGCGAAGATCCTAACCGCCGGGATTTGCGGAACTGACATTCACGTCTGGTCTGGCAAGGTCCCATGGGTGAAGACTCCGGTGATCCTTGGACATGAAAGTGTCGGAGTGGTGGAGGAATTAGGGAGGAGCGTTACCAAAGACTCAATGGGGAAACCGTTGTCTGAAGGCGACAGAATATACTGGGCGATAGGAATAACGTGTGGGAGATGCTACTACTGTTTAAGGAATTCCCCGACGAGATGTCTCAACAGGAAAGCGATAGGTTTGAGCACTCCTTCGGACAGGCCACCCCACTTATTCGGAGGATTCGCGGAGCAAATTTACCTTCCAGCTGGAACCTACATCTTCAAGGTTCCTGAGGACCTTCCAACTCTCGCCATATCAGCGGTGGGCTGCGCTGGCCCAACAATGATCGCCGGCTTGGAGAACGTTGAGATCAATTTAAACGACATAGTCGCGGTGCAAGGCTCAGGTCCGATAGGCATGTTTGGTTTAATCCTCTCCATGGAAAGGGGAGCGTTAGAAACAATCATGATTGGTGGACCGGCGAAGAGGCTTGAATTCGCCAAGAGGATTGGAGCCACGCATGTAATCGACATAAATGAGGTAAGAACCCCGGAGGAGAGGATCAAAATGGTTAAGGAGTTGACCGGAGGATACGGACCCGACGTAGTCATGGATTGTACGGGGATTCCCAGCGCCATCCAGGAGGCCGTTTCAATGGTTAGGGACGGAGGAAGAATCTTGGAGGTGGGGGCATACGCCGACTACGGCCCAGTAGCTGTAAACCCGTACTTCATAACGAATAGGCAGATAAAGATCGTAGGCTCCTATTCTAAAGTGGCGAGACATGAATTCGAGTTTTTAAGGTTCATGGGGGGAAAGTGGAGGAAATATCCTTTCCGCGAAATGGTAACTCATAAATTTCCTTTGGAACGCATAAACGAGGCATTTGAGGTTCAAAGGTCTCTGGGCGGAATGAAGGTGGTCGTGTTGCCCCACGGCGAACCTTCGACATAA
- a CDS encoding CoA-acylating methylmalonate-semialdehyde dehydrogenase: MVLLPEVQGNYGRLKLFIEGEWVDSSSPNVAPVMNPAKDEVIAEVPYALKEEVNRAVEAAQNAFERWKNLPMPTRVQYIYKLKNVLEEGLEDLARITTQNHGKIIDESRGEMRRLVENVESACAIAYTEAKGERMDQIAPGIDETLIKEPLGVFAVLGPFNFPSLAPFWFIPFALALGCTVVAKPSEICPLPLHWTVKIMEKVGFPPGVINLVHGGREVSEALISHPDVKGVAFVGSTAVGKQIYKQAGEMGKRALVQAGAKNFVVVMPDAELESCIRALMPSFYGNTGQRCLSGANLVAVGEIYEKLRDKFLEASSKLRLGYGLDEAVEMGPVVTRKSKERILGFIESGLQDGAKLILDGRNVEVKEYPKGYFIGATIFDDVTTDMKIAKEEIFGPVASIIKVKSLSEAVEMINKSNYGNAACIFTSSGRSAREFRTQVKAGNIGINLGIPAPMAFFPFGGWKDSFFGVLHGQIDCVDFFTDKKIVIARW, encoded by the coding sequence ATGGTTTTGCTACCTGAGGTTCAGGGAAATTATGGCAGGTTGAAGCTTTTCATTGAGGGGGAATGGGTTGATTCTTCTTCCCCGAACGTTGCGCCCGTAATGAACCCGGCGAAAGATGAGGTGATCGCGGAGGTTCCGTACGCTTTAAAGGAGGAGGTAAACCGGGCCGTCGAGGCCGCTCAAAACGCGTTCGAGAGATGGAAAAATCTCCCCATGCCCACAAGGGTGCAATACATTTACAAACTCAAAAACGTGTTAGAAGAAGGCTTGGAGGACCTCGCGAGGATCACTACCCAAAATCATGGAAAAATCATCGATGAAAGCAGAGGTGAGATGAGGAGGCTTGTAGAAAACGTGGAATCCGCCTGCGCGATAGCCTATACGGAAGCCAAAGGGGAGCGAATGGATCAAATAGCTCCCGGAATCGACGAGACCCTGATAAAGGAGCCTTTAGGGGTTTTCGCGGTACTTGGGCCGTTCAACTTTCCCTCTTTAGCGCCCTTCTGGTTCATACCCTTCGCGTTGGCGCTTGGGTGCACGGTGGTGGCGAAACCAAGCGAGATTTGTCCACTACCTTTGCATTGGACCGTTAAGATCATGGAGAAGGTTGGCTTCCCACCCGGCGTGATAAACCTAGTTCACGGAGGACGCGAAGTTTCTGAGGCATTGATATCTCACCCTGATGTGAAGGGGGTGGCGTTCGTTGGCTCAACCGCGGTGGGAAAACAAATCTACAAACAGGCGGGGGAAATGGGGAAAAGAGCCCTAGTGCAGGCGGGCGCTAAAAACTTCGTAGTGGTGATGCCGGACGCGGAGCTAGAATCTTGCATCAGGGCGTTGATGCCCTCCTTTTACGGAAATACGGGTCAGAGATGCCTTTCTGGAGCAAACCTCGTCGCCGTAGGTGAAATCTACGAGAAGCTACGGGACAAATTCCTCGAGGCTAGTTCAAAACTTAGATTGGGATATGGGCTTGATGAAGCGGTGGAGATGGGTCCAGTTGTTACCAGAAAATCCAAGGAGAGAATACTTGGCTTCATTGAGAGCGGACTGCAGGATGGGGCGAAGCTCATATTGGATGGAAGGAACGTTGAGGTGAAAGAATATCCGAAAGGCTATTTCATAGGCGCGACAATATTCGACGACGTTACAACGGATATGAAGATAGCTAAAGAGGAAATCTTTGGACCAGTCGCCAGCATCATCAAGGTTAAAAGCCTTAGCGAAGCCGTAGAAATGATCAACAAGAGCAATTATGGGAATGCCGCATGCATATTTACGTCAAGCGGACGGTCGGCCAGGGAGTTCAGAACGCAAGTGAAGGCGGGAAATATAGGAATAAACTTAGGAATACCCGCTCCAATGGCGTTCTTCCCCTTCGGAGGATGGAAGGACTCGTTTTTCGGAGTGTTGCACGGGCAAATAGACTGCGTAGACTTCTTCACCGACAAGAAAATCGTGATAGCCAGGTGGTAA
- a CDS encoding winged helix-turn-helix domain-containing protein, translated as MSRDVLAKYEIKRLRPPTRDELLEDVEWLCKSLGFLSERDKDKTVIKIFEKLLERAHNQIGVTSDELAELVGVTRGAVVHHLNKMIRCGIVLRRSRYYELRTDSLQMTLDEIESDIHRILENVRKIAKSIDERLGLKYRRI; from the coding sequence ATGAGCCGCGACGTATTAGCCAAGTACGAGATAAAACGCCTTCGCCCCCCAACGAGGGATGAGCTTCTAGAAGACGTTGAATGGCTATGCAAGTCGCTTGGATTCCTAAGCGAAAGGGACAAGGATAAAACGGTAATCAAAATTTTCGAAAAGCTACTGGAACGGGCGCACAACCAAATAGGGGTAACCAGCGACGAATTAGCTGAGCTAGTGGGCGTCACGCGGGGCGCGGTTGTCCACCACCTGAACAAGATGATCCGATGCGGCATAGTTCTTAGAAGAAGCAGATACTATGAGCTTAGAACCGATAGCCTACAAATGACCCTTGACGAAATCGAATCTGACATACATAGAATACTGGAAAACGTAAGGAAGATAGCGAAAAGCATAGATGAAAGATTGGGGCTGAAATACAGGAGAATATAG
- a CDS encoding CDC48 family AAA ATPase produces the protein MKMEVTLRVKDAERRDVGRGIARIDPQAAEKLQLVSGDVIEITGKRKTYAISWPGHPADLGKEIIRIDGYVRRNAGVGIDDKVSVKKSEAKEAEKITLSPTEPLKIVGGEEYLSQLLEGRVVTRGDYIPINIMGRKIDLAVTATQPAVNALIVTTSTKISIKEKVEAVTAVPRITYEDIGGLRDEIQKVREMIELPLRHPELFERLGVEAPKGVLLYGPPGTGKTLLAKAVASETNANFIHIGGPEIMSKYYGESEQRLREIFKEAEENAPSIIFIDEIDSIAPKREEITGEVEKRVVSQLLALMDGLKSRGKVVVIGATNRPNALDPALRRPGRFDREIEIGIPDRQGRLEILQIHTRGMPLAEDVDLSRIADVTHGFVGADLEALCKEAAMRALRRMLPNIDLEAESIPAEILNKITVTSKDFHEALKDVEPSAMREVLVEVPNVRWSDVGGLKEVKEELREAVEWPLKYPELFEHTDAKPPKGILLYGPPGTGKTLLAKAVANESEANFISIKGPELLSKWVGESEKAVREVFRKAKQAAPCIIFMDEVDSITPTRGGGFGDSHVTERVISQILTELDGLEELRDVVVIAATNRPDIIDPALLRPGRFDKLLYVPLPDLEARKEIFRIHTEKKPLTADVELGKLAEITEGYTGADIAAVCNTAVMLAIREHMTKHKNEEEIKKSAKDLKISMKHFEEALKKVKPISEEELRRYQEASKRFFINP, from the coding sequence ATGAAGATGGAAGTCACCCTCAGGGTTAAAGACGCTGAACGTCGAGATGTAGGCAGAGGAATCGCCCGAATAGATCCCCAAGCCGCAGAGAAACTTCAACTGGTCTCCGGAGATGTAATCGAAATAACGGGTAAAAGGAAGACGTACGCGATCAGTTGGCCAGGGCATCCAGCTGACCTAGGTAAGGAAATAATCCGAATCGACGGATACGTTCGTAGAAACGCTGGCGTGGGTATAGACGATAAGGTATCAGTGAAGAAGTCGGAGGCAAAAGAGGCTGAGAAAATAACGCTCTCACCAACTGAGCCGCTAAAGATCGTTGGGGGAGAGGAGTATCTTAGCCAACTCTTGGAGGGACGCGTAGTCACGAGAGGAGACTACATACCGATCAACATCATGGGAAGAAAAATAGACTTAGCCGTAACGGCCACTCAGCCAGCTGTCAACGCCTTGATCGTAACAACCTCCACTAAGATCTCCATCAAGGAAAAGGTTGAAGCCGTCACCGCGGTTCCGAGAATAACCTACGAGGACATTGGAGGATTAAGAGATGAGATCCAGAAAGTAAGGGAGATGATAGAGCTGCCCCTCAGACATCCTGAGCTGTTTGAAAGACTGGGGGTAGAGGCCCCTAAAGGAGTCCTGCTTTACGGCCCACCTGGAACCGGGAAGACGTTGTTGGCGAAGGCAGTGGCGAGCGAAACGAACGCGAACTTCATCCACATCGGTGGACCTGAAATAATGAGCAAATATTACGGTGAAAGCGAGCAAAGGCTCAGAGAAATCTTTAAAGAGGCTGAGGAAAACGCCCCAAGCATCATCTTCATCGACGAAATCGACTCCATAGCGCCGAAAAGGGAGGAGATAACAGGGGAAGTTGAGAAAAGAGTTGTCTCACAGCTCCTGGCTTTAATGGATGGCTTAAAATCCAGGGGCAAGGTAGTGGTTATCGGCGCGACGAATAGGCCGAACGCTTTGGATCCTGCTTTAAGACGCCCAGGAAGATTTGACAGAGAGATCGAAATCGGCATACCGGACCGACAGGGGCGATTAGAAATATTACAGATCCACACCAGAGGAATGCCGCTCGCTGAAGACGTTGACCTATCTCGAATCGCCGACGTCACCCACGGATTTGTTGGAGCGGACCTAGAGGCGTTATGCAAAGAAGCGGCCATGAGGGCACTTAGAAGGATGCTGCCCAATATCGATTTAGAAGCTGAAAGCATACCAGCTGAAATACTGAACAAGATCACCGTCACCTCAAAAGATTTCCACGAGGCCCTAAAGGATGTTGAGCCCAGCGCCATGAGAGAGGTTCTAGTAGAGGTTCCAAACGTAAGATGGAGCGACGTGGGCGGGTTAAAGGAGGTTAAAGAAGAGCTCCGCGAAGCGGTGGAGTGGCCCCTCAAGTACCCTGAACTCTTTGAGCACACCGACGCCAAGCCGCCGAAGGGCATACTGCTTTACGGCCCACCTGGAACCGGGAAGACGTTGCTCGCCAAGGCCGTAGCCAACGAAAGCGAGGCAAACTTCATATCGATAAAAGGCCCAGAGCTGCTGTCGAAATGGGTTGGCGAATCGGAAAAGGCTGTGCGCGAAGTGTTCAGGAAGGCGAAGCAAGCAGCTCCATGCATCATTTTCATGGACGAAGTCGACTCCATAACCCCAACAAGGGGAGGAGGCTTCGGAGACTCCCATGTGACGGAAAGGGTGATCAGCCAAATTCTAACGGAGCTGGATGGTTTAGAGGAGTTAAGGGACGTAGTGGTCATAGCTGCTACGAATAGACCTGACATAATCGACCCAGCGCTACTTAGACCGGGAAGATTTGACAAACTTCTATACGTTCCTTTACCCGACCTAGAGGCTAGAAAGGAGATATTTAGAATCCACACCGAGAAAAAACCCTTAACAGCAGACGTGGAGCTGGGCAAATTGGCGGAAATCACGGAAGGATACACGGGAGCCGACATTGCAGCTGTGTGTAACACCGCCGTCATGCTCGCCATCCGAGAACACATGACTAAACATAAAAATGAAGAAGAAATTAAGAAAAGCGCGAAGGACCTCAAGATCTCTATGAAACACTTCGAGGAAGCCTTAAAGAAGGTTAAGCCAATTTCAGAAGAAGAACTTAGACGTTATCAAGAGGCGTCAAAAAGGTTCTTCATAAACCCATGA